One Obesumbacterium proteus DNA window includes the following coding sequences:
- a CDS encoding protein ninH: MNAEIRTIPDMLVDTYGNQSELARRLHINRETISKYLNDKEAKHHAIVNGVFMTARGDSGKNRWGKR; encoded by the coding sequence ATGAATGCCGAAATCCGAACCATACCCGACATGTTAGTCGATACATACGGTAATCAGAGCGAGCTAGCACGACGCCTACACATCAACAGAGAAACCATATCCAAATACCTCAACGACAAAGAGGCCAAGCACCACGCAATAGTGAACGGTGTATTCATGACAGCTCGTGGGGATAGTGGGAAAAACAGGTGGGGTAAGCGATGA
- a CDS encoding antitermination protein translates to MNIESTVKFHSPKSTQISDSPRATASDALTNTDVMCALGMVQSRAPLGFAAFNGKMNISENDKKRSVQLLTQYGLKHCDKVAALRKLDMNIKVKVVQTLAKFAYKDYCRSAAGTELCDCCKGARVIRSKTMVMKHAGCGKTPPKYAEEVTHTMCPKCNGKGEVSVACCKCNGRGEAVNREETERQGVPVKHTCKQCSGRGYERIPTTKAFRAVSVLAPTLTLDVWKRGAKPFYEELISHIEKEESFADSQLKKVTSRITES, encoded by the coding sequence ATGAATATCGAAAGCACAGTTAAGTTCCATTCACCGAAATCCACTCAGATCAGCGACTCCCCTCGCGCAACAGCATCAGACGCTTTAACTAACACTGATGTCATGTGCGCTTTGGGGATGGTGCAGAGTAGAGCCCCACTCGGATTTGCTGCCTTCAACGGGAAAATGAATATCAGCGAAAACGATAAAAAACGCTCGGTACAGTTGCTTACTCAATACGGACTTAAGCACTGCGATAAGGTTGCCGCCTTACGCAAGCTTGATATGAATATTAAGGTGAAGGTCGTGCAAACGCTCGCAAAGTTTGCATACAAAGACTATTGCCGCTCAGCAGCCGGAACCGAACTGTGCGATTGCTGCAAAGGTGCGCGAGTTATCAGGTCGAAGACCATGGTCATGAAACACGCCGGATGTGGGAAGACTCCTCCTAAGTATGCGGAGGAGGTTACCCATACGATGTGCCCGAAGTGCAACGGAAAGGGTGAGGTATCCGTGGCATGTTGTAAGTGCAACGGGCGCGGTGAAGCCGTTAATCGCGAAGAGACGGAGCGGCAGGGTGTGCCAGTGAAACATACCTGCAAGCAATGCTCAGGCCGTGGCTATGAACGCATCCCAACCACAAAAGCATTCAGAGCAGTATCAGTGCTTGCGCCAACACTAACCCTTGATGTGTGGAAGCGTGGAGCAAAGCCATTTTATGAAGAGCTAATTTCCCATATCGAAAAGGAGGAAAGTTTTGCTGATAGCCAACTCAAGAAAGTTACGAGCAGAATTACAGAAAGTTGA
- a CDS encoding lysozyme, with amino-acid sequence MNSSLRARISAAIGGGAIAIATVMLSGKGGLEGREYVPYKDVVGIITVCDGHTANDIIINKRYSDAECDALTKADLERIAKQVNPSIKVKTTETQLAAIYSFSYNVGANAFIKSTMLKKLNAGDYAGACDELKRWVYAGGKKWKGLMNRRDVEYEVCTWSQR; translated from the coding sequence ATGAACTCATCACTTCGTGCGCGAATATCCGCGGCTATCGGTGGCGGTGCCATTGCAATCGCAACGGTAATGCTAAGTGGTAAAGGCGGATTAGAGGGGCGAGAGTACGTTCCCTACAAAGATGTGGTAGGAATAATTACAGTCTGCGATGGGCATACCGCCAATGACATCATAATCAACAAGCGATATTCAGATGCGGAGTGTGATGCGCTGACTAAGGCTGACTTAGAGCGGATCGCTAAACAGGTAAATCCGAGCATCAAAGTTAAAACCACAGAAACGCAGCTCGCCGCCATCTACTCATTTTCCTACAACGTTGGGGCTAACGCCTTCATCAAGTCCACCATGCTTAAAAAGCTCAACGCCGGTGACTATGCCGGAGCATGTGATGAGCTCAAGCGATGGGTATATGCCGGTGGCAAGAAGTGGAAAGGCCTAATGAATCGGCGCGACGTTGAATATGAGGTTTGCACCTGGAGTCAGAGATGA
- a CDS encoding KilA-N domain-containing protein, translating to MQYPTNIVIENMPVRNTEFGTYNLNDLHKAAVAAKKAKLWQKPSKFLKADGIKGYVDEVTKELKSTLEQNQILRTIHGGSERGTWAHELIALRYAAWLSPAFELKVYQTFRSVILGQVSKFAQANLLELKYQSKKRRVSTAARIMNKWGVGGEKNQLESQRKLLAEEIQVTIPGLPEGKP from the coding sequence ATGCAATATCCAACGAATATTGTTATCGAAAATATGCCAGTTCGAAATACAGAATTTGGTACTTACAATCTTAATGATTTACACAAAGCGGCAGTGGCGGCTAAGAAGGCCAAGCTTTGGCAAAAGCCAAGTAAGTTCCTTAAAGCAGACGGTATCAAGGGTTATGTCGATGAAGTGACCAAGGAGCTAAAAAGCACCTTGGAACAAAATCAAATACTTAGAACCATTCATGGAGGCTCCGAGCGAGGTACGTGGGCGCATGAGCTTATTGCTCTCAGATACGCAGCTTGGTTATCTCCAGCATTTGAATTGAAGGTATATCAAACATTCAGAAGCGTGATATTAGGGCAGGTTAGTAAGTTTGCTCAGGCAAACCTGCTAGAGCTTAAATATCAGTCTAAAAAGCGTCGCGTGAGTACTGCCGCCAGAATAATGAACAAATGGGGTGTTGGTGGTGAGAAAAACCAATTGGAGTCTCAGCGTAAATTACTAGCTGAAGAGATTCAGGTTACGATCCCCGGTCTGCCGGAGGGAAAGCCATGA
- a CDS encoding terminase small subunit, producing the protein MAKQDWAARQKEYLAAFISTGVSPKEWCEAKEINYTSARRYIKKPTKTSAKTAQNKTAQSAQTRMRKAQASKSAAILINDEDLNDQQKQFVIEYLKDKHATQAALRAGYSPKSASTLGYQLLQKPHVRAAIDKQLRAAAELSLVSAADVIAQMWQLATLDANEISELRRGCCRHCWGIGHAYEWTADEYRLACEKAERAEKDAPDCAGGLDYLKTREPNPDCPECGGEGISRVHIHDTRELSPLARLAYAGVKQTKNGIEVLTISKEKMLENIARALGALESPEDKAIKRARLERENLETQKIRNELSRPDDRSGFEEDYQLQTVSPDEPIPDEPIL; encoded by the coding sequence ATGGCTAAACAAGATTGGGCAGCCAGGCAAAAGGAATATTTAGCCGCATTCATCAGCACTGGCGTATCACCGAAAGAATGGTGTGAAGCAAAAGAAATTAATTACACATCAGCCCGCCGGTATATCAAGAAGCCCACAAAGACTTCCGCAAAAACTGCGCAGAATAAAACTGCGCAATCTGCGCAAACACGAATGCGCAAAGCGCAGGCATCGAAAAGCGCAGCCATATTAATCAATGATGAAGACCTAAACGATCAGCAAAAACAATTTGTCATTGAATATCTAAAGGATAAACACGCCACGCAAGCCGCTTTACGCGCGGGCTATAGTCCTAAAAGCGCCTCTACACTCGGTTATCAGTTGCTACAAAAACCGCATGTTAGAGCCGCAATTGATAAGCAGCTGCGCGCCGCGGCCGAGTTATCGCTGGTTTCCGCGGCCGATGTTATCGCGCAGATGTGGCAATTAGCAACGCTCGATGCCAATGAAATTTCAGAGTTGCGCCGCGGGTGTTGCCGCCATTGCTGGGGCATTGGTCACGCTTACGAATGGACGGCCGACGAATACCGGTTGGCATGCGAGAAGGCGGAGCGTGCCGAGAAAGACGCGCCCGACTGCGCTGGCGGCCTTGATTACTTAAAGACGCGTGAACCTAATCCCGATTGCCCCGAATGCGGTGGTGAAGGTATTAGCCGCGTACACATACACGACACGCGCGAATTATCCCCGCTAGCCCGTTTGGCTTATGCCGGCGTGAAGCAAACCAAGAACGGGATCGAAGTCTTAACAATCAGCAAAGAAAAGATGCTGGAGAATATCGCCCGCGCATTAGGGGCGCTTGAATCACCGGAAGATAAGGCCATTAAACGCGCCCGCCTTGAGCGTGAAAATCTGGAAACTCAGAAGATACGCAACGAGCTTAGCCGGCCGGATGATCGATCAGGCTTCGAGGAAGATTACCAACTGCAAACGGTGAGCCCTGATGAACCAATCCCCGACGAGCCGATCCTCTAA
- a CDS encoding terminase large subunit domain-containing protein: MNQSPTSRSSNLAPVLTPKQANIYAWGWQPKARFRDAVCGRRFGKTFLGKAEMRRAARLAVKWGVSVEDEIWYCAPTFKQAKRVFWRRLKQSIPPHWRAGKPNETECVITLKSGHIMRCVGLNNYDDLRGSGLFFALVDEWADCPYEAWEEVLRPMLSSCRYYVNGEERRGGHALRIGTPKGFNHCYDTWQDGKDGGEPDHKSWLYTSLDGGNVPPEEIEAARRKMDPRTFRQEYEASFENYKGVVYYCFNRALNHTDDTIKPDDELHIGMDFNVEHMAAVVYVRKGKNAISALAEHMEIFDTPAMIIELKKHYPNHKIYVYPDASGQNRKSNNASQSDLSLLEDAGFIVRVNDSNPAVKDRINAVNSMLCNTYDERRMKVNTKKCPIYTKCLERQIYNDAGEPDKKGGFDHAVDAGGYTIIKLFPLGPKNIYENDFMGSAY, encoded by the coding sequence ATGAACCAATCCCCGACGAGCCGATCCTCTAACTTAGCGCCTGTTTTAACGCCAAAGCAGGCCAATATTTATGCCTGGGGATGGCAGCCTAAAGCCCGTTTCCGCGATGCTGTTTGCGGCCGCCGCTTCGGGAAAACATTCTTAGGCAAAGCTGAAATGCGCAGAGCGGCGCGGCTGGCCGTGAAATGGGGCGTTAGTGTTGAGGATGAAATCTGGTACTGCGCGCCCACGTTTAAACAGGCTAAGCGCGTTTTCTGGCGCCGTTTAAAGCAATCAATCCCGCCGCACTGGCGCGCTGGCAAGCCGAACGAAACCGAATGCGTTATTACGCTGAAAAGCGGACATATAATGCGATGTGTTGGCCTGAACAACTACGACGACTTGCGCGGATCCGGTCTTTTCTTTGCGCTGGTCGATGAGTGGGCCGATTGTCCGTATGAAGCGTGGGAAGAAGTATTGCGCCCCATGCTTTCATCCTGTCGCTATTACGTGAACGGTGAAGAACGTCGCGGCGGCCATGCGCTACGCATCGGAACGCCGAAAGGGTTTAACCATTGTTACGATACTTGGCAAGACGGCAAAGACGGTGGTGAGCCCGATCATAAAAGCTGGCTTTATACGTCATTGGATGGCGGAAACGTACCGCCGGAAGAAATCGAAGCGGCCCGTCGCAAGATGGATCCGCGAACATTCCGGCAAGAATACGAAGCCAGTTTCGAGAACTACAAAGGCGTTGTTTATTATTGCTTCAATCGCGCGCTGAATCATACAGACGACACGATAAAGCCTGATGATGAGCTGCATATCGGGATGGACTTCAACGTCGAACATATGGCCGCCGTTGTGTACGTTCGGAAAGGCAAGAACGCGATCAGCGCCTTGGCCGAGCATATGGAGATATTCGACACGCCGGCGATGATCATAGAGCTGAAGAAGCATTATCCGAATCATAAGATTTATGTATATCCCGATGCTTCAGGTCAAAACCGAAAATCAAACAACGCCAGCCAGTCAGACTTGTCTTTGCTTGAAGACGCCGGCTTTATTGTGCGCGTTAACGATTCAAACCCTGCCGTAAAAGACCGCATCAACGCGGTTAACTCGATGTTATGTAATACCTACGATGAACGGCGCATGAAAGTTAATACCAAAAAATGCCCAATCTATACCAAGTGTTTAGAGCGCCAAATCTATAACGACGCAGGCGAGCCGGATAAAAAAGGCGGCTTCGATCATGCGGTCGATGCTGGTGGCTATACGATCATTAAACTCTTCCCACTTGGGCCTAAGAATATTTACGAAAATGATTTCATGGGGTCTGCGTACTGA
- a CDS encoding DUF4055 domain-containing protein, with translation MSNNNDVTFTRPEYQAASEQWKKNRDVCSGPIAVKAAGNVYLPMLSPNDKTALNQQRNADYLKRAVFYGIVGHTRIGLQGLAFRKPPALEIPDKMDKLKTNADGSNTSIIQQSQFALESVLEVGRHGLYVDYAASGEQSIIVAYRAEDVPNWRVENIGGMNKYTLIVLRECIEKPDGFGFKDEIQYRVLYLKDSRFFVDIWTKSSEAAGAYSISSKIEPKPKGKTHWDEIPFTFIGAQNNDAVIDDAPLSSLVEINLGHYRNSADYEDSVFFCGQAQPWVSGADTDWREYIKKNGIAFGSRNPIMLPKEGSCGIMQGQPNMIVREAMNDKVDYMIKLGARLLEQNATAKTATQSSGEQAAATSILGLCCANVSAAYTQALKWCARYMGQSEENIKYELNQDFIAKLVDPQTITALVSAWMNKALPIADLIRQLQKMDVIDPGKDFNAIMDELNSEGPNFMAGGSNGAQ, from the coding sequence ATGAGCAACAACAACGATGTAACCTTTACGCGGCCCGAATATCAAGCCGCATCAGAGCAATGGAAGAAAAACCGCGATGTATGCAGCGGGCCGATCGCTGTTAAAGCTGCCGGTAATGTTTATCTACCGATGTTGAGCCCGAACGATAAAACAGCGTTAAATCAACAGCGAAACGCGGACTATTTAAAGCGCGCCGTGTTTTACGGCATCGTGGGGCATACTCGGATCGGGCTTCAGGGTTTGGCATTCCGCAAGCCGCCGGCGTTAGAAATTCCCGACAAAATGGATAAGCTGAAAACTAACGCTGATGGATCTAACACTAGCATTATTCAGCAATCCCAATTCGCGCTCGAATCCGTTTTGGAAGTCGGCCGCCATGGTCTCTACGTCGATTATGCAGCCTCGGGAGAGCAGAGCATTATCGTAGCTTATCGGGCCGAGGATGTGCCGAACTGGCGCGTTGAAAATATTGGCGGCATGAATAAATATACGTTAATTGTTCTGCGCGAATGTATCGAAAAACCGGATGGATTCGGCTTCAAAGACGAAATTCAATATCGCGTTTTGTACCTTAAAGACTCCCGTTTTTTTGTCGATATTTGGACAAAAAGCAGTGAAGCTGCCGGCGCGTATTCTATTAGTTCAAAAATTGAACCTAAGCCGAAAGGAAAAACGCATTGGGACGAGATCCCGTTTACTTTTATTGGCGCTCAGAATAACGACGCCGTGATCGACGACGCGCCTTTATCGTCGTTGGTCGAAATCAACCTGGGCCATTACCGCAACTCAGCCGATTATGAAGATAGCGTTTTCTTTTGTGGGCAGGCCCAGCCTTGGGTAAGTGGCGCGGATACAGATTGGCGCGAATACATTAAGAAAAACGGCATCGCCTTTGGTTCACGTAATCCAATTATGCTACCCAAGGAAGGCTCTTGCGGCATCATGCAGGGCCAGCCGAATATGATTGTTCGCGAAGCCATGAACGATAAAGTTGATTACATGATTAAGCTTGGAGCCCGTTTGCTTGAGCAGAACGCCACGGCGAAGACTGCGACGCAATCTAGCGGCGAGCAAGCCGCGGCTACGTCAATTCTTGGCCTTTGCTGCGCTAACGTATCAGCGGCTTACACGCAGGCGCTTAAATGGTGCGCGCGTTACATGGGCCAGTCTGAAGAGAATATCAAGTATGAGCTGAATCAAGACTTCATCGCCAAGTTAGTAGATCCGCAGACCATCACGGCACTGGTTTCTGCCTGGATGAATAAAGCGCTTCCTATCGCTGATCTTATTCGACAACTGCAAAAGATGGACGTTATCGATCCTGGTAAGGATTTCAATGCAATCATGGACGAGTTAAACAGCGAAGGCCCGAACTTCATGGCCGGCGGTAGCAACGGCGCACAATAG
- a CDS encoding major capsid protein, which yields MTTTVNSDLIIYNDLAQTSYLERRQDNLDVFNASSNGAIVLDNEMIEGDFKKRAFYVLGGTIEHRDVNSVDKVTNKKIGAGEAVGVKAPWKYGPYATTEEAFKRRGRALDEFSSVVGTDVADATLEGFVKYAISAAVAAIGANTDMVVTADIATDGKKTLTKGMRKYGDKFGRISLFVMHSASYFDIVDEAITNKLYEEAGVVVYGGLPGTLGKPVLVTDTAPVDVILGLLPNAIAITESQAPGFRSFDINDEENLSVGYRAEGTVNIDMLGYSWNETTGGANPDLTKIGTADNWKKYAKDNKVTAGVMIKLKAASAGE from the coding sequence ATGACCACTACAGTAAACAGTGATCTGATTATTTATAACGATTTGGCGCAGACTTCCTATTTAGAGCGTCGCCAAGATAACTTGGATGTTTTCAATGCGTCTTCTAATGGCGCCATCGTTTTAGATAACGAAATGATTGAGGGCGATTTCAAAAAGCGCGCTTTCTACGTTCTCGGCGGCACTATCGAACATCGTGATGTTAATTCCGTTGATAAAGTAACCAACAAGAAGATCGGAGCGGGCGAAGCCGTAGGCGTGAAGGCACCATGGAAATATGGCCCTTACGCGACGACTGAAGAAGCATTCAAGCGCCGCGGGCGTGCGCTAGATGAATTCTCTTCCGTAGTTGGCACCGATGTTGCCGATGCGACGCTGGAAGGCTTTGTGAAATATGCCATTAGCGCCGCCGTTGCAGCCATTGGCGCTAATACCGATATGGTTGTTACTGCCGACATCGCAACCGATGGTAAAAAAACGCTGACCAAAGGCATGCGTAAGTACGGCGATAAATTCGGCCGTATTAGTCTTTTTGTTATGCATTCCGCTTCCTACTTTGACATTGTTGATGAGGCGATCACTAACAAGCTTTATGAAGAAGCCGGCGTGGTAGTTTATGGCGGCCTGCCTGGTACGCTGGGTAAACCGGTTCTAGTGACCGATACCGCGCCAGTCGATGTCATCTTGGGCTTGTTGCCTAACGCTATCGCGATTACCGAGTCGCAAGCACCGGGTTTCCGCTCTTTCGACATCAACGATGAAGAGAACCTGAGCGTTGGTTACCGCGCGGAAGGCACCGTGAACATTGATATGCTTGGTTATAGCTGGAATGAAACTACCGGCGGCGCTAACCCTGATTTAACCAAGATCGGCACCGCGGATAACTGGAAGAAATACGCCAAAGACAACAAAGTAACCGCAGGCGTGATGATCAAGCTGAAGGCGGCCAGCGCGGGGGAGTAA
- a CDS encoding Ig-like domain-containing protein gives MSLTFTKNGQPVSGAAVTWKTTAGTLSTESGKTGAAGGATTKLSSNAAGAAVVTATVNGVEATTESITFNAANVAVTGVTIDPATADVAIGAKVKLAATVAPTNATNKAVKFTTSDAAIATVDEATGEVTGVAAGAADITVTTMDGNKTAVSKVTVPTA, from the coding sequence ATTTCCCTAACGTTTACCAAAAACGGCCAGCCAGTAAGCGGGGCGGCCGTTACTTGGAAGACGACTGCGGGAACTTTGAGCACTGAATCAGGTAAGACGGGCGCAGCAGGTGGCGCTACGACTAAATTGTCGTCTAATGCCGCCGGCGCCGCAGTAGTAACGGCAACCGTTAACGGCGTTGAAGCCACGACGGAAAGCATCACCTTTAATGCGGCTAACGTTGCAGTAACTGGTGTAACGATTGATCCGGCTACTGCTGATGTGGCGATCGGTGCGAAAGTGAAATTAGCAGCAACAGTGGCGCCTACAAACGCAACCAATAAGGCCGTTAAATTCACCACGTCTGATGCGGCTATCGCTACCGTAGATGAAGCAACCGGCGAGGTTACCGGCGTTGCAGCTGGCGCGGCCGATATTACTGTTACAACTATGGATGGCAATAAAACCGCCGTCAGTAAAGTAACGGTACCGACAGCATAA
- a CDS encoding DnaT-like ssDNA-binding protein gives MLVTDPTSPDFNSYASADDLSKYAEGRDLELPEKTEPLLIKAMDYLTGLNWQGQRTKDDQPLAWPRSNVVFDGRLYPKDKIPRELVTAQCMLAIEAKEGDLLASNREAAIKRERIEGAIDTTYAIADGESFKPSYPAVDSMLREFTTSTFEANAIARRA, from the coding sequence ATGCTAGTCACCGATCCAACATCACCGGATTTTAATAGCTATGCATCAGCGGATGATTTGTCCAAGTACGCCGAAGGGCGCGATCTAGAGCTGCCGGAAAAAACAGAGCCGCTACTCATTAAGGCGATGGATTATCTAACCGGCTTAAACTGGCAGGGGCAGCGCACCAAAGACGATCAGCCGTTGGCGTGGCCGCGTTCTAACGTTGTCTTTGATGGTCGTTTATATCCTAAAGACAAGATCCCGCGCGAATTGGTCACCGCACAATGCATGCTCGCAATCGAAGCCAAAGAAGGTGATTTACTGGCTTCTAACCGTGAAGCCGCTATCAAGCGCGAACGCATTGAAGGCGCTATCGATACCACTTACGCGATCGCGGATGGCGAATCTTTCAAGCCGTCTTATCCGGCCGTTGATTCGATGCTGCGCGAATTCACCACTAGCACTTTTGAGGCTAACGCCATCGCGAGGCGCGCGTAA
- a CDS encoding phage tail terminator-like protein, which yields MSTTLITQLLESKLAGVAATLGLEIAMENISFKPKDSKAIYLRSHILPAKTLGIDIAGALQVFRGVFQVDVVAPAGSGKTKAGEVADSILKAFPAGLELTSGEFTAYIESVPYRMRPLPSDTRYLIPVNIDYRADTVTG from the coding sequence ATGTCAACGACACTAATCACGCAGCTTTTAGAATCAAAGTTGGCCGGCGTGGCCGCGACGCTAGGCTTAGAAATCGCGATGGAAAATATCAGTTTCAAGCCTAAAGACAGCAAAGCAATTTATCTGCGCTCGCATATCTTGCCTGCTAAAACGCTTGGCATTGATATTGCCGGCGCGCTGCAAGTCTTCCGCGGCGTGTTTCAAGTGGATGTGGTAGCGCCTGCGGGCTCAGGCAAGACGAAAGCGGGAGAGGTGGCAGATAGTATCCTGAAAGCCTTTCCGGCCGGCTTGGAGCTAACCAGCGGCGAATTTACCGCATACATTGAATCGGTACCGTATCGAATGCGGCCGCTTCCTAGTGATACCCGTTATTTAATCCCCGTTAATATCGATTATCGGGCCGACACCGTTACAGGATGA
- a CDS encoding phage tail protein — protein sequence MGFALPNGSHVYLAKTYAEAETVTAATNAAETVFTTAEATKAKAGDIIHIRSAWPGLDEVIARVKEASESSVTLEDINTLNTGDFAAGGGAGSFRVIKSWEEMSQITEVASSGGEQQSIQLQFLSDTTQRNVNTFKTARVQTYTIAHDSSLPFYDLLRQADSSQDTLAAYMFVPKAKENRYWSAKASFNDIPNTAVNTVETVTATLNLQSGLTAYKQASATAPASAAAPKK from the coding sequence ATGGGCTTTGCATTGCCTAACGGCTCGCATGTTTATCTTGCTAAAACATATGCGGAAGCCGAAACCGTCACCGCAGCAACCAACGCGGCCGAAACTGTTTTCACTACTGCCGAAGCAACCAAGGCAAAAGCCGGCGATATTATTCACATCCGCTCGGCGTGGCCTGGTCTTGATGAGGTTATCGCGCGAGTTAAAGAAGCCTCTGAATCCTCTGTAACGCTCGAAGATATTAATACGTTGAACACCGGCGATTTTGCCGCTGGTGGCGGCGCAGGTAGCTTCCGAGTCATTAAGTCATGGGAGGAAATGTCTCAAATTACTGAAGTGGCTAGCTCAGGTGGTGAACAGCAGAGCATACAGCTTCAGTTCTTATCCGATACAACGCAGCGCAACGTAAACACGTTCAAAACTGCCCGCGTCCAAACATACACAATTGCCCATGATTCAAGCCTTCCGTTTTATGACCTATTGCGACAAGCGGATAGCTCGCAAGACACCTTAGCCGCTTACATGTTTGTACCGAAGGCAAAAGAGAATCGCTACTGGTCTGCTAAGGCATCCTTTAACGATATTCCTAATACTGCGGTGAACACGGTTGAAACGGTCACGGCAACGCTAAACCTTCAATCTGGTTTGACTGCCTATAAACAGGCTAGCGCTACTGCGCCAGCGAGCGCCGCCGCACCAAAAAAATAA
- a CDS encoding phage tail assembly chaperone gives MAKKVCFNPNPTFSIPVMIPRAGDDDGELIITFKNKQRAELESLEKALSEKLAVQREENKFTNEPTADYLMEICQGWELPEEFNRDNVITLLENYARAFDSISSAYTREMMAIREKN, from the coding sequence ATGGCTAAAAAAGTCTGCTTCAACCCTAACCCTACCTTCTCCATTCCAGTGATGATTCCCCGTGCTGGAGATGATGATGGCGAACTGATCATTACATTCAAGAATAAACAACGCGCAGAGCTTGAATCCTTAGAAAAAGCGCTAAGCGAAAAGCTCGCCGTGCAACGTGAAGAGAATAAATTTACCAATGAGCCCACCGCGGATTATTTGATGGAAATTTGCCAAGGCTGGGAACTGCCGGAAGAGTTCAATCGCGATAATGTGATCACCCTTTTGGAAAACTACGCGCGCGCGTTTGATTCTATTTCCAGTGCCTACACCCGCGAAATGATGGCGATCCGCGAAAAAAACTAA
- a CDS encoding DUF1799 domain-containing protein, which produces MEIWPDIAPAFNVFICMATQWRTGMNGVSGLDYNCLPWLMKVKGVEDEASAFSDLRVMEAAALRLLHKNT; this is translated from the coding sequence GTGGAAATCTGGCCGGATATTGCACCCGCCTTTAACGTGTTCATATGCATGGCTACGCAATGGCGAACCGGCATGAATGGCGTTAGCGGCTTGGATTATAACTGCCTGCCGTGGCTTATGAAGGTGAAAGGCGTAGAGGATGAGGCAAGCGCGTTTAGTGATCTTAGAGTTATGGAAGCCGCCGCACTTCGGTTACTTCATAAAAACACCTGA
- a CDS encoding KilA-N domain-containing protein has product MSDVIPLNYDGLRIRFNDEGWINATDVAEKFNKEPTAWLRQIDALEYMSALSKKLFGKSGFLTEINEIRELDTSSASARAKVLRLVKSSGLVSTKTGPQGGTWIHPKLAIRFARWLSVDFEIWCDEQIDLIIRGQVISYTDKQIIELLTHQEATTWEKRFKAPFYSALSKLTRLPYNGHIGGCPALFGKITADWVYGVALPDVVYDSVKGKTNGREKIHQFLKPELLAAVEYQLMSVTALASGCVDYKDFEARCTAAYGVKGQLKLIYPSSAA; this is encoded by the coding sequence ATGAGCGATGTTATCCCTTTAAATTATGACGGTCTCCGCATTCGCTTCAATGATGAGGGCTGGATTAACGCTACTGATGTGGCGGAAAAATTTAATAAAGAGCCAACCGCATGGCTTAGGCAGATCGACGCACTTGAATACATGTCTGCATTGAGTAAGAAGTTATTTGGTAAATCTGGCTTTCTGACAGAAATTAATGAAATCAGAGAGTTAGATACATCTTCTGCTTCGGCAAGGGCAAAGGTTCTGAGGCTAGTAAAGAGTAGTGGTCTAGTAAGTACCAAGACTGGACCTCAGGGTGGAACATGGATTCATCCAAAGTTAGCGATACGGTTCGCACGGTGGCTTTCAGTAGATTTTGAAATTTGGTGTGACGAGCAAATTGACTTAATCATTCGTGGGCAGGTAATTAGCTACACCGACAAGCAAATTATTGAACTCCTTACCCATCAAGAGGCAACTACATGGGAGAAGAGGTTTAAAGCTCCATTCTATTCAGCACTATCCAAATTAACGCGGCTTCCATATAACGGTCACATTGGCGGATGCCCTGCATTATTTGGGAAAATTACCGCTGATTGGGTGTATGGGGTAGCGCTCCCAGATGTTGTTTACGACTCTGTGAAAGGTAAAACAAACGGCCGAGAGAAAATTCACCAATTCCTTAAGCCTGAATTATTGGCCGCAGTAGAGTATCAACTGATGTCGGTGACGGCTCTTGCAAGTGGCTGTGTAGACTACAAAGATTTTGAGGCCAGATGTACCGCAGCATATGGGGTGAAAGGGCAACTTAAGCTTATTTATCCATCGTCAGCGGCATGA